A genomic window from Pecten maximus chromosome 2, xPecMax1.1, whole genome shotgun sequence includes:
- the LOC117345244 gene encoding LOW QUALITY PROTEIN: selenoprotein F-like (The sequence of the model RefSeq protein was modified relative to this genomic sequence to represent the inferred CDS: inserted 1 base in 1 codon), with amino-acid sequence MADPLCLLSLVFVLLLYFDRGKCSLSLEKCNELGLTQXLMCSACKELGQFNLKQLEESCLACCDEDTDSGSDVKTYPFAELHVCSUKLGRFPQVQAFVKSDRVKQFSGLNVRYVRGSDPIIKLLNEKREVVETLGIDKWNTDSVEAFFQERLRT; translated from the exons ATGGCGGACCCCCTGTGTCTGCTGTCTTTGGTCTTCGTTCTTTTG TTATACTTTGATCGAGGGAAGTGTAGTTTGTCATTAGAGAAATGCAACGAGCTTGGTTTAACAC GCCTGATGTGCAGTGCCTGTAAAGAGCTAGGTCAATTTAACCTGAAGCAGCTGGAGGAGTCCTGTCTTGCCTGTTGTGATGAGGACACCGATTCAGGAAGCGATGTAAag ACTTACCCATTTGCTGAACTTCATGTGTGCAGCTGAAAATTGGGAAGGTTTCCACAGGTTCAAG CATTTGTCAAGAGTGACCGTGTAAAACAGTTTTCTGGTCTGAACGTGAGGTACGTCCGTGGCTCAGACCCGATCATCAAGTTATTGAATGAGAAACGTGAAGTGGTCGAGACTCTTGGAATTGACAAATGGAACACTGACTCTGTGGAGGCCTTCTTTCAGGAAAGGTTGAGGACGTAA